The Vigna radiata var. radiata cultivar VC1973A chromosome 6, Vradiata_ver6, whole genome shotgun sequence DNA segment acaagaagaacaagaacaagaagaagaaaaagaagaagaagaagaagatgatgatgatgatgatgaagaagatgatgatgatgatgatgatgatgatgatgatgacgatgaaaatgctgatgatgatgatgatgaagatgatgatgatgatgatgatgacgatgattgaATGTTGGACATCTATTAATTATAGCAAATTGAACTATCATTTCAATAGAGTTATGTAAAATACCATCTAAAAAGTTGTATGCAATTATTTTACattcactttaatttgtagtgatccttccttattcTTTTGTATTGTTTCACTTTATTTGTAACCATTTCAATGCAGCGATGACAGCAGAAGGTTCAGACCGTCCTGATAAAGGAAAGGGGGTAGCAAGGCCTAAAAAAAAGGCAACGACAGGCCCCAAAGTATGTACTTAGGGTGCCTGCTACACTACCTACCACTTCTGCCCCAGTCCATCACCCGTGGGgcctcctcctacccctgcagtacaccctccccGTACTCTTTCAGTACACCCGCTCCTACCCCTtcagtacaccctcctcctacAGCAGACCATCTTCCTCCGCTTGTGATTATTACCCCCACTCCTCCCCTCAACCCTACTTCTATACTTTCCTCATCTTCTAGACCACCTTCTGGGACTGCCACACCATCTGTTGATGCAGATTCAGCTGGTGATGGTGAAGGTGTTGATCTGCCCCTCCATGATCGACTatggattgagccatatggcaaagggtaagactttaatcccttttttaaccgtttttatgtttaaagattgtcttatttgaaatgtcttttatttctttgtatgCAGGTTTATTCCATCCAGGGTTGCTTCCCAGGCCATCACACGATCAATTAAGTAACAATATTTGACTCCATGGCCTACTTGGGGAGCAATACCTAAATACGACATAAAGTCATTCTGGGAGCGTTTTAAGGCAAACAACTTTAAAGTAATTGTCATTCTTATTTTACTATGTtcattaatcaatattttttttgtttatcaatgtacagatgaaggtgcagtggaaacctaaacatgaaacacaaatacATAGAAGTTTCCACATGAAAGTATCTCATCGGCTCTCAGAGTTGTTTAGGAATGCCCGCATTGCAGGGGAGCGCCCTTACTGGTTGGGCGAGCACATTTGGAACTCTTTGCTTGCTCGTTGGAATTCAGCAGAGTTTCGAATCATGTGTGCTACAACCCAGAGGAACAGAGCGTCTGAAAAGGGTGGCGCCCTGCATACTGGCAGGTCGATCACAGTCCATGAGCATGCTATTTgtatggtaaactttctttaattttctgtttctttcagatataacttatgttttttctatttcatatacacttctaactctaaattatgttacaggcaCAAGATCTCGGACGGGCGGTTAAGTTGATGAGGTATTTGCACAGACCCATGTTCggaagggcactaatgaattcgtTGACGAAAGATCTCGGAAGACTCATGTAAGCAAATAACACTGCTACTATTAGTAATATTTCATTATGTTATTCGATCATTCCCTAACattgcttttaatgtttgaataggaagaattttctacgagactttcacaggCTAGATCTAaacatgggtcagctcctacaccGATGGTACAAGTAATGCAGAAGACGACATTCGTAGGACACAGTGCTGGGTCGAGATCGTTGGTGGGAAGAAGAAGGGACGAGTATATGAtgcaggacaacttgctgcaaactataccgcatcgagaggaggtactctaaagcaccaaccttcttcttctaccACTACTGCTGACGAGGTTGTTGTCCGCCTCACGCAGGCACTGAAGCAACGTGACCAGGAGATCACTGATTTGAGAACAGAGTTTACAAACTTTAAGGCCCTGGTCATGAGTGTGTTGCCTCAAACTGCACAGGATCAGTTCATTGTCCCTCCCTCATCAGTCCAGCCTTCATCAGTCCAACCCTCATCAGTCCAGCTCTCATCAGTCCAGCCCACAACAGTtcagcccacaccagtccaaccATTTATAGAGGAGCAAGATGATGAAGATCATTCTGAAGACTATGtagatttttagttttattttgttattgatcatagttgTTAGAACATAGTAATGTTAGTACATTTGgatgttagtacattatgaTTTTGCTACATTATCTTTGCTTAGAAATAGATGATATTGCTACattatgatattgttagaacataatggatgttagtacattatgattatattgttagtactttatatttttcatcaatgaacggaagattttgggatggacaataatatgcaggtctgtttgtggtttgaaactgttatgcagATCTGTGTGTGTTGTGAACATTTTATGCAGGTATGTGTGGTTggataagaaatacaaatatgaCACATTTTTCAACCGAGgaccctcggtaattaccgaaggctttaggcccttggtaattaccgaaggctttaggccctcggtaattaccgaggggcaAAAGCCATCGGTAATCGTTTGCGACAAAGGTTTTACCGACGACTTTTTGATCGTCGATTAGCCGTTAGTACAAATGGACTTGATTGATGCATATTACACAAAGTGTGGACGAAATTGATACTGTTTTAAAAGTGGGGACCAAGTAGACACACTACCCTAAAAGTAGGGACTAACAGTgcaattaaatctaaaatttttggAAGATTGTGaataattagtatataaatttaCACTTATGTAGTACtagttattattttagtaatgatttaaattagtataattatcTGCTGATTTAGTTTGTTACAACACGACTTCACACATTCAAGTGAGATGTTTCAAGTACTTATTTCTCCTTTGCTGAAAGGAGAACGCTTACATAAAGGACATTGTAACGCTCAAGTTAGCCAAGTACGTCAAACAACAATAAATGAAGTAATAATTATCAATCAACTAATTACCTCTTAAAAAtgctatttataataaatgttaagTTTATGGGTCCTTACCTTATTTGATTTATATCTAATAATAActaccagaaaaaaaaaaattaatgatgttTGTAAAGTGGtttagtttctttaattttgttcacACTGAAAGATAACTCGGTCGATGTGATCCTAAACGTGATGAGATTGACATGATATTATTCCTCGTAGAAGATGATAAAAGATAGTTGAAAATGCgtataattattattcatgtttaagataaaaataatttcaaaacgcTTGGTCGAAATAATCTTGAAATacttaatcataatttttaaaacgctattatataattatgtaatcATTATTTGAAGGTTGAGAtgataatagtaaaaaaatataaaatataaggtGTATTTAATTCATAGTATTTATTGTAGAATAAAGAGGCGAATGAAAAGTGTAGATTTTAGAGTGAGGTGCTTGGAGGAATTTGAGAAAAAGAGTCAAACTCATAAATGTTTAGTCGTCTGTGAATGACCATTTTTTGAAACTTCTGATTATTTGGTTTTCAGTGTTTGCAAATTGCAATTCCACACATTTAATTTGAGTTTCAATTTTCCATGTTTTTCAAATCAGGGTCGCTGTAATCAACAACTTCATAAATTTCAAGTCAACTTTCTACAATAAAATGGACTTTCTCTTGTAATCATGTATTTCTCCGCTATTACAATTAATTCACTAAGCACAACTTTAAAACTCTTTCTCATTTTCctcattcaaataaaaaattaatttatatatacttaaataaatttttattcttaataacaTCCATTTGTACTTTAAATATACAACATCTTTTCTAATTAAGTATTTAgcaaattaaatacttttattttttatattttattgactttatttttattattttattagaaatatatttataatatttatgatgctgaaaaaaatatgcattaaggtatttttattatttgtatcaacaatatacattatcacattctgaaaataaattagttgttatgatataaaaactaaatttaaattaaatttttaataactaccacATATGTATACACAtggtgtgtctatatatatatatatatatatatatatatatatatatatatatataaagtagaGATGGATTTAATTCAAAAGTTTAATAAACAGTCAatgattttattgtatttttttaagaaaagaaatcaatGTGCCGTAAAAGAAAAATTTCGGATGTCTGATCTTAAATTTTCGAAATACTGATTCCATTTAATctaattcaaaaacatttttatttttgtatttaataaaaagaaataataaatatttatatatatatatatatatatatatatatatatatatataatttaaatatattttattttaaaatttaaattattaaaattcaattttctataattataatttttttattttttgttgacattgatgaaaataaaatgtatctagaattatatacaaaatcataatttgttatcgaacttagaaaaaaaagagtcatTAATATGTAATGTATCTTAAATGTGGTCATAAATAACAAAGTTAATCTAAACAAGAAATAAcctaatataagaaaatatacaaatgaaataaatactTCAAACAATGGAATCTATAAATGTTTCTAGATTAATTACTAAGATAGTCTAcgaatatattttaacattgattatattatattttctgtactttaactttataaagataatatgttttccttttctaataCAAAAAGTGAGTCAAATAAATAATGGATTCTATAAATGTTTCTAGATTAATTACTAAGATAGtctatgaatatattttaacattgattatattatattttctgtactttaactttataaagataatatgttttctttttcaaatacaaaaagtgagtttaaacaaatttaaagttgTCCTTTATTATCCTATAAATCATCCAAAGCAActtaacactttttttatatactttatgTAAGACCCCTAAAATTATAgtaattaggaaaaataaataaatgaggtGATAGatataatgaattattattatttttatgcaaAAGATTTTTTAAGAGATAAAGACAAAATGTAAGAAAAGATATATGTGATATTTTGTGAGTATTATAAAGATTACACCAAATCTCATAAGTTGTGTATCTAgaattttaagaatgaaaatgaaacttaTAAATACACGTACTAAATAAATGATTAAGTATTATATTTTGGTGAGAACATGACAgagaaagaaattttaaaaatttatatcagGTAAgctaacattttatttaatatttatatgtgtTTCAAAGTTAAGAATAATAATGTTTTGGGATTTCATgactattttaaatttgttgtttaagttaaaaataatgagattgtATGAAATTATATGGATATGTGGATGCATGGGTTCAAAAGGAAGTTTTGTGAAGATAAGCATGATTTATGTAAATATGTTTGCAATTTGTTCATCATGGCAAGACAACccaattattttacttttggtCTAAAATACtgccttttaaaaatattttatttcatcatagctaaggaaactcttttGTGAAATCCATGTATTTTACCATAGAAAACTTAGAAAGGTGAAAATTTGGGATGTTAGGTTTTGAAAGATtttattaacaacttttttttttatttacaaataatttgaGCCAACCAATACTTTTAAATACTTCAATaaatacataagttattttcattttatttcaaaatttccaactataaacttaaaaagaaaaacatacaaCTTATACAAAAGATATATAACTTATTCAACTttaattattcttcaattaataaattattgattaatCATAACTGTTCTAGTCTTATTTTTAAACCATCTTCTCCATCTAAATCCTTGATCATACCAAAGATCTCAAAAAGGGTGATTGTATGATGAGCAACAGAATACCACCAATGTGTCATTCACAGGTTTTCTTACCATATTCCTCCTCAATTTTCCTAAAAAATGCGATTATCTGATGAAACTGATCACCGATAACGTGTCATGcacacataataaatatatatagttgaATTATTACAAGAACATTTTTCCTAAGATGTTTTTATAATATCTGCATGTAGAATATTTGTGCACGTGATGTCACATTACATTGTTAAACCACGTAGGATACCTATATAAGGATGCAAGAAAgtttatgttacttttaaagTTGGCATAGAATGTGGTCATTCAGCCACCTGTATCTATATATGTAACAGAAATGAATTGCTTCCACACTGCAAGCGGAAGTTAAGCAACAGAACTTAAATCAATCTAGAAGAGAAAACAAACAAGTAAgcacattttttcttcaaactaAACCGAAACGCTTCTTTCTCTAGATATTTCCTTAGTACACATGACATATGCCAACATTATGacccttcttttcttttaatcatcATTAATCAGCATTTACTGCAAGgcatataaatatacattttttgcTATTATAAGAACCATATAAATACAACACACATATAGCACCGCTTCACGACATTGTGATATAAAGTATAGAATGTGGAGAGGGATTTCACAGTTGTAATCACAAACAATACTCGGGTGTGGGatcattataaattaattggagTTCGTCTCCTGAGATTATTAGGGACACAGGGAAATCATAGATCAAGAGGATTTTCAAAGCTGTGTCTCTGAAAGTTGAAGGTGGACATGGATCATCAAGAGATAGCAGACATAGAGTCTCAAAATGTGGATACCCCCCCTCACGTATCACACAAAGTAAAACGTCAAGTAACTCTTAAGGTATGCATGCATCTCAAAATGTCCCTCTATTTTCCCCTATAATGAAGTTCTTCCCTGGTTTACACATTTCAACAAGTGtttctattaattttacatGATTCTGTCATAATGAGTCTTTCCGATATGTATTCACAACCCTGTTGATTATTGGTCTTTTCATGGCTTCTGATTCTGGATTGTAGTGTTTCCGAAAGAGAAAAAGACGTGCACAAGCACATGGCAcacttttttctttagtttcttGATGAACCTAAAGAAATGGTTTTggtctcttttattttcatcatgCTAATAAAGAATCagtgttgattttttttgttgatcttTGTACAGTTTGATGACGTTGTGTACAAAATTAAGACAAGAAAAGGTGGATTATTTAAGAAGAATCGAGGAACAGTTGAAAAAGAGATACTGAAGGGAGTGACAGGTGTTGTTGAACCTGGTGAAATGCTGGCCATGTTAGGTCCTTCTGGGAGTGGCAAAACAACACTGCTGACAGCATTGGGAGGTAGGCTTGGAGGGAAGCTTCATGGAAGCATAACATACAATGGTGAAGCTTTCTCAAATGCCATGAAGAGGAACACTGGCTTTGTTACCCAAGATGATGTTCTCTACCCCCACTTGACTGTGCTTGAGACCCTGATCTTTACTGCACTTCTCAGATTGCCCAACAGTATcacaaaggaaaagaaagttgAGCAGGCAAAAGGGGTGATAGATCAACTCGGTTTAACCAGGTGCAAGGATAGCATagttggaagcccttacttgaGGGGGGTTTCTgggggagagagaaagagggttAGCATAGGACAAGAACTACTCATAAATCCAAGCTTGTTGTTTCTTGATGAACCTACTTCTGGCCTAGACTCAACCACAGCACAAAGAATTGTCTCAACCTTGTGGGAACTAGCATGTGGGGGGAGAACTGTTGTGATGACAATTCACCAACCTTCAAGTAGGCTATACTACATGTTTCATAAGGTGTTACTGCTATCTGAAGGGAACACATTGTACTTTGGAAAGGGATCTGAAGCCATAGAGTATTTTTCTAGTATGGGATATGCCCCATCTTTGGCCATGAACCCCTCAGATTTCCTTTTGGATCTTGCAAACGGTAAGCTTTATTTTCCACTGCATTTTAACATATTAGATGTTCTGTGGTTTTTATTGAACTTTGTGCAAAATTGAACCTTGACTGGTACATTTCCCCCCAAATCTATGCTATATGTTTAAGCAGGAAAGAGATTTTGACTTTCAACATTTATACAATTTAGATTACATAGAGGAATATTTTGTAACTTGAATCAAGAGGGCTTCTGTTGCTTCCAGAAGCATCCTAAATGGGAGTTCTGGGAATGTGCttctgattttaaaatttataaaagagaaCATTTGATCTTGGATTGTTCCAAGTTACTGTGCTAATTCTGGAATAACTGCAGGTATCTACACTGATGAATTTAATGAGGATCATATTATAGATAAACAGAAATTGATTTCGGTACATAAGGAAAACTGTGCTGCACAATCGAAGCCGGCACTTAAAGGAATCAATGACTCTGGCAAAGACCAGAATAGATTTCAAGAAGAGAGCTCTGAAAAATGGCCTACGAACTGGGGGCAGCAATTCCTTGTACTATTAAGAAGAGACATCAAAGAGAGAAGGCATGAATCATTCTCTCTTTTGCGTGTTTGTCAGGTCCTTGTGGTTGCTCTAATTTCAGGACTACTCTGGTTTAAGTCTGATATCTCACATTTGCAGGATCaggtaaaaatttcaaaaaatatcagGTTTTCATTTTATCTCAATCTTCTGTACAACTTACATTTTGAATGGACAAATCTCAAAGGTGATTTCTTAGTTGTTATTATATTGTTCTGAAATcag contains these protein-coding regions:
- the LOC106763562 gene encoding ABC transporter G family member 9, whose translation is MDHQEIADIESQNVDTPPHVSHKVKRQVTLKFDDVVYKIKTRKGGLFKKNRGTVEKEILKGVTGVVEPGEMLAMLGPSGSGKTTLLTALGGRLGGKLHGSITYNGEAFSNAMKRNTGFVTQDDVLYPHLTVLETLIFTALLRLPNSITKEKKVEQAKGVIDQLGLTRCKDSIVGSPYLRGVSGGERKRVSIGQELLINPSLLFLDEPTSGLDSTTAQRIVSTLWELACGGRTVVMTIHQPSSRLYYMFHKVLLLSEGNTLYFGKGSEAIEYFSSMGYAPSLAMNPSDFLLDLANGIYTDEFNEDHIIDKQKLISVHKENCAAQSKPALKGINDSGKDQNRFQEESSEKWPTNWGQQFLVLLRRDIKERRHESFSLLRVCQVLVVALISGLLWFKSDISHLQDQIGLLFFISGFWGFFPLFQAIFTFPQELMMLQKERSSGMYRLSSYFMSRVVADLPMELVLPTIFLMITYWMTGLKANVVNFVCTLLSLLLNVLVAQGLGLALGASVMDQKAATTLASVIMLCFLLAGGFYVQHVPKFIAWIKYISISYYTYQLFIGSQYRYGETYPCSTGQCRIVEFPSIKQMGVHFGLHDQLMAALGLLIMLIVYRIIAYVALMRIGVTKN